One part of the Pogoniulus pusillus isolate bPogPus1 chromosome 8, bPogPus1.pri, whole genome shotgun sequence genome encodes these proteins:
- the AKR1A1 gene encoding aldo-keto reductase family 1 member A1 isoform X1: MFAHLVRIYVRLTSGSLYAYDHKKKMSAACSFVALQTGQKMPLIGLGTWKSEPGQVKAAVTYALSAGYRHIDCAAAYCNEVEIGEAFQECIGPNKNIKREDLFVTSKLWNTKHHPDDVEPALRKTLGDLKLDYLDLYLMHWPHAFERGDNIFPKNPDNTMRYDYTDYKDTWKAMEKLVEKGLVKAIGLSNFNSRQIDDVLSVATVKPAVLQVECHPYLAQNELIAHCQKRGLVVTAYSPLGSPDRMWKHPDEPVLLEEPGIKKLAEKYSKSPAQIILRWQVQRKVVAIPKSVTPARIQQNLQVFDFSLTEEEMKHIGSLNKNWRYIVPMITVNGKLVARDAGHPHYPFNDPY, from the exons gtctgCAGCATGCAGCTTCGTTGCACTCCAGACTGGGCAGAAGATGCCTCTCATAGGACTGGGAACTTGGAAAAGTGAACCTGGCCAA GTGAAAGCAGCAGTGACATATGCCCTTAGTGCGGGTTATCGCCACATCGATTGCGCAGCAGCGTACTGCAACGAAGTGGAGATTGGTGAAGCTTTCCAGGAATGCATTGGGCCCAACAAG aATATAAAAAGGGAGGACCTCTTTGTAACATCAAAGCTCTGGAATACCAAGCACCACCCAGATGATGTAGAGCCAGCACTAAGAAAAACACTTGGTGATTTGAAACTGGATTACCTGGACCTGTACCTCATGCATTGGCCTCATGCTTTTGA ACGAGGGGACAACATCTTCCCGAAGAATCCCGATAACACAATGCGTTATGATTACACTGATTACAAGGACACTTGGAAGGCTATGGAGAAGCTGGTAGAAAAAGGCCTTGTGAAAGCCATTGGGCTGTCAAACTTCAATAGTCGTCAGATTGATGATGTGCTAAGTGTGGCTACTGTGaaaccagctgtgctgcag GTAGAATGCCATCCTTACCTAGCTCAGAATGAGCTGATAGCTCACTGCCAGAAGAGAGGACTGGTTGTCACTGCCTACAGTCCCCTTGGTTCTCCAGACCGCATGTGGAAGCACCCAGATGAGCCTGTGCTTCTAGAAGAACCTGGGATCAAAAAACTGGCAGAAAAATACAGCAAGTCACCTGCACAGATCATCCTCAG ATGGCAAGTGCAGCGTAAAGTGGTTGCCATTCCCAAGAGTGTCACTCCAGCTCGCATTCAGCAGAATCTCCAG GTGTTTGATTTCAGTCTCACAGAGGAGGAGATGAAGCACATTGGAAGCCTGAATAAAAACTGGCGTTACATTGTGCCAATGATTACG GTGAATGGAAAGCTGGTAGCAAGAGATGCTGGACATCCCCATTACCCCTTCAATGATCCTTATTAA
- the AKR1A1 gene encoding aldo-keto reductase family 1 member A1 isoform X2 yields the protein MSAACSFVALQTGQKMPLIGLGTWKSEPGQVKAAVTYALSAGYRHIDCAAAYCNEVEIGEAFQECIGPNKNIKREDLFVTSKLWNTKHHPDDVEPALRKTLGDLKLDYLDLYLMHWPHAFERGDNIFPKNPDNTMRYDYTDYKDTWKAMEKLVEKGLVKAIGLSNFNSRQIDDVLSVATVKPAVLQVECHPYLAQNELIAHCQKRGLVVTAYSPLGSPDRMWKHPDEPVLLEEPGIKKLAEKYSKSPAQIILRWQVQRKVVAIPKSVTPARIQQNLQVFDFSLTEEEMKHIGSLNKNWRYIVPMITVNGKLVARDAGHPHYPFNDPY from the exons gtctgCAGCATGCAGCTTCGTTGCACTCCAGACTGGGCAGAAGATGCCTCTCATAGGACTGGGAACTTGGAAAAGTGAACCTGGCCAA GTGAAAGCAGCAGTGACATATGCCCTTAGTGCGGGTTATCGCCACATCGATTGCGCAGCAGCGTACTGCAACGAAGTGGAGATTGGTGAAGCTTTCCAGGAATGCATTGGGCCCAACAAG aATATAAAAAGGGAGGACCTCTTTGTAACATCAAAGCTCTGGAATACCAAGCACCACCCAGATGATGTAGAGCCAGCACTAAGAAAAACACTTGGTGATTTGAAACTGGATTACCTGGACCTGTACCTCATGCATTGGCCTCATGCTTTTGA ACGAGGGGACAACATCTTCCCGAAGAATCCCGATAACACAATGCGTTATGATTACACTGATTACAAGGACACTTGGAAGGCTATGGAGAAGCTGGTAGAAAAAGGCCTTGTGAAAGCCATTGGGCTGTCAAACTTCAATAGTCGTCAGATTGATGATGTGCTAAGTGTGGCTACTGTGaaaccagctgtgctgcag GTAGAATGCCATCCTTACCTAGCTCAGAATGAGCTGATAGCTCACTGCCAGAAGAGAGGACTGGTTGTCACTGCCTACAGTCCCCTTGGTTCTCCAGACCGCATGTGGAAGCACCCAGATGAGCCTGTGCTTCTAGAAGAACCTGGGATCAAAAAACTGGCAGAAAAATACAGCAAGTCACCTGCACAGATCATCCTCAG ATGGCAAGTGCAGCGTAAAGTGGTTGCCATTCCCAAGAGTGTCACTCCAGCTCGCATTCAGCAGAATCTCCAG GTGTTTGATTTCAGTCTCACAGAGGAGGAGATGAAGCACATTGGAAGCCTGAATAAAAACTGGCGTTACATTGTGCCAATGATTACG GTGAATGGAAAGCTGGTAGCAAGAGATGCTGGACATCCCCATTACCCCTTCAATGATCCTTATTAA